Proteins encoded together in one Corvus hawaiiensis isolate bCorHaw1 chromosome 15, bCorHaw1.pri.cur, whole genome shotgun sequence window:
- the LOC125333694 gene encoding solute carrier family 22 member 5-like, with protein sequence MRDYDAATAFLGEWGRFQRLIFFLLSASIIPNGFNGLSIVFLAGTPEHRCVVPRGANLSGEWRNASIPLELRGGQEAPSRCRRYRLAALANFSALGLRPGSDVELEAVEQEPCLDGWEYSRDVYRSTIVTEWNLVCANDWKGPLSTSLFFVGVLLGSFISGQLSDKFGRKNVLFATLAMQTGFSFIQVFSTSWEMFSVLFVLVGMGQISNYVAAFVLGTEILGKSIRVLFCTLGVCIFYSFGYMLLPLFAFFIRDWRMLLLALTLPGLLCIPLWWVIPESPRWLISQGRFQEAEDIIRKAAKTNGITAPDVILDPSELQDVNSQKQQTYTILDLMKTRNILTITIMSVLLWMIISVGYFGLSLDTPNLHGDVYVNCFLSAVIEVPAYIISWLLLRNLPRRYSMAAALFLGGCVLLFIQLVPSHIRALSILLVMLGKFGITSAFSMVYVYTAELYPTVVRNMGVGASSMASRLGSILSPYFVYLGAYDRFLPYILMGSLTVLSGILTLFLPESYGMPLPDTIDQMLLVKGLEYRPPSSSTRDSKEEEENPDIFKSTAF encoded by the exons ATGCGCGACTACGATGCTGCCACCGCCTTCCTGGGCGAGTGGGGCCGCTTCCAGCGCCTCATCTTCTTTCTACTCAGCGCCAGCATCATTCCCAATGGCTTCAACGGCCTCTCCATCGTGTTCCTGGCCGGCACCCCCGAGCACCGGTGCGTCGTGCCCCGCGGGGCCAACCTGAGCGGCGAGTGGCGCAACGCCAGCATCCCGCTGGAGCTGCGGGGCGGGCAGGAGGCGCCGAGCCGCTGCCGCCGCTACCGCCTGGCCGCGCTCGCCAACTTCTCGGCGCTGGGGCTGCGACCCGGCTCCGACGTAGAGCTGGAGGCAGTGGAGCAGGAGCCGTGCCTGGACGGCTGGGAGTACAGCCGCGATGTCTATCGCTCCACCATCGTCACCGAG tggAATCTCGTATGTGCCAAcgactggaagggacctctgagCACCTCCCTGTTCTTTGTGGGTGTCCTGCTGGGATCTTTCATCTCAGGACAGCTCTCAGACAA GTTTGGCAGGAAGAATGTGCTGTTTGCAACTCTGGCAATGCAGACTGGCTTCAGTTTCATACAGGTCTTCTCTACCAGCTGGGAGATGTTTTCAGTGTTGTTTGTGCTGGTTGGCATGGGACAGATATCTAACTACGTGGCAGCATTTGTTCTTG GCACAGAAATCCTTGGCAAATCAATCCGTGTGCTGTTCTGCACACTGGGTGTGTGCATATTTTACTCATTTGGTTACATGTTGCTGCCACTGTTTGCTTTCTTCATCCGAGACTGGcggatgctgctgctggctcttaccctgcctgggctgctctgtATCCCACTCTGGTG GGTCATTCCGGAATCTCCACGGTGGTTGATCTCCCAGGGGAGGTTTCAGGAGGCAGAAGACATCATCCGAAAAGCTGCAAAAACTAATGGCATTACAGCCCCAGATGTAATACTTGACCCTAGTGAG CTACAAGATGTGAATTCCCAGAAGCAGCAGACATACACCATTTTGGATCTAATGAAAACCCGAAATATCCTAACTATCACAATTATGTCGGTGCTTCTTTG GATGATAATATCGGTTGGCTATTTTGGACTTTCTCTTGACACACCTAACTTGCATGGAGACGTGTATGTGAACTGCTTCCTCTCAGCAGTGATTGAAGTCCCAGCCTACATCatttcctggctgctgcttcgCAATCTGCCCCGACGGTACTCAATGGCTGCTGCGTTATTCTTGGGAGGCTGTGTTCTTCTCTTCATTCAGCTGGTGCCTTCAC ATATTCGTGCGCTGTCTATTCTACTGGTGATGTTGGGGAAGTTTGGAATCACATCTGCCTTCTCAATGGTTTATGTTTACACGGCTGAGCTCTACCCAACAGTAGTAAGAAACATGGGAGTTGGAGCAAGTTCCATGGCCTCCAGACTGGGCAGCATCCTCTCGCCTTACTTTGTTTACCTTG GTGCCTATGATCGATTCCTGCCTTATATTCTGATGGGCAGCCTGACTGTGTTGTCAGGAATTCTGACACTATTTCTGCCTGAAAGCTACGGTATGCCTCTTCCTGACACCATTGATCAAATGCTGCTGGTGAAAGG ATTAGAATACAGGCCTCCATCTAGTAGCACGAGGGATTccaaggaggaagaagaaaatccggatatttttaaaagcacagcttTTTGA